One Alternaria dauci strain A2016 chromosome 6, whole genome shotgun sequence DNA window includes the following coding sequences:
- a CDS encoding 60S ribosomal protein eL20 encodes MLDVGITIKVTRFQEYQIIGRHLPSETNPAPKIYRMRIFAPNEVVAKSRFWYFLGKLRKIKKANGEIVSVNQIHEKKPQKVKNFGIWLKYDSRSGTHNMYKEYREMSRVAAVDALYQDMAARHRSRFRQVQILKVVEIEKADDIRRPYIKQILTKNLKFPLPHRINKKAGKKVFSATRPSTFF; translated from the exons ATGCTCGATGTTGGCAT CACAATCAAGGTCA CACGCTTCCAGGAATACCAGATCATCGGGCGCCATCTGCCTTCAGAGACCAACCCCGCGCCCAAGATCTACCGCATGCGCATCTTTGCGCCCAACGAGGTCGTCGCCAAGTCGCGGTTCTGGTACTTCCTTGGCAAGCTCCGCAAGATCAAGAAGGCCAACGGTGAGATCGTCTCCGTAAACCAG ATCCACGAGAAGAAGCCCCAGAAGGTCAAGAACTTCGGCATCTGGCTCAAGTACGACTCGCGCTCCGGTACACACAACATGTACAAGGAGTACCGTGAGATGTCCCGCGTCGCCGCCGTCGATGCTCTCTACCAGGACATGGCCGCCCGCCACCGATCGCGTTTCAGGCAGGTTCAG ATTCTCAAGGTCGTTGAGATTGAGAAGGCCGACGACATCCGCCGACCATACATCAAGCAAATTCTCACCAAGAACCTCAAGTTCCCGCTGCCCCACCGCATCAACAAGAAGGCTGGCAAGAAGGTCTTCTCTGCTACCCGACCTTCCACTTTCTTCTAA